Part of the Montipora foliosa isolate CH-2021 chromosome 13, ASM3666993v2, whole genome shotgun sequence genome is shown below.
gaggtgaattttcaattcagtgtctcaacctttttgccaCTGCTTGCAGCTACCAAATTTGCCCTCTGTTGTTTTGATTAGTAGTTGAGTCATGTTATGTCCCATTTTGCTATCCTGAGTATTTTCAAATGTTCTCAGGGTTAACATACACTAACAAGGATGGAATTATGATTAAGTTTTGGTTTTGAATTGCATTCTCACCTAAAGTTCAATTTTCTATCCAAAGAAAGGAAAGTGATGGGCACTTATTTTGCTTAAGTATGTGTCCCTTTATATAACTGAGTTTGTTGCTGCGTTTGTTGAAAACCAACTAGAAGGGCGTGGTCCCTGATTTCAGTATTGTTAAAATGcataaaattttcttgtttttttgttttgctctcTTTTTTTAGACCATTGTTCAATACTGAGGGGGAAGTGGACAGCAGTGACATTTCATCAATTTACAAACAGGTTGGCAGTCTTTttgttgtttctgttatttggatGAACACCTTTATTCCTCTATTCACTTCTTTCAGAATATGCATGAACAGTTGCAACCAAAAAACTTCTATTGAGCAACTGCTATCTTGCCCACACGAGTTGCCCCTTTTCTTGCACTTAAAGTGCCTCTGTGACCAAaatatcaattcttatttttctttggatttcaaaactatgttaactaagcactaagcgaccaaacgttcaagccttgatttcaaaaagacacctgattattttaactggaattttgctatttaatggtctgccattactaaatTTAAGCTCTTGAGAGAGCTGTATCGAGgagaaaaatgacgtcaaaggctctcTAGTTTAataatgcaatgcgtgtgtatgccAGAGAATTAAAATGCAACACAGGAGTTTTggactttcagacttttaaacttgcgTTTTGCATGTATATGATAAGCTGCATTCGcacgctaaaattttaagctacagagtgagcctttgacgtcactttttcctggatccaaccctctgaggtccaattggtcagttttgaacacgGGTAATGGTGgaaattgaaatccaaaacttacgctCAGAGTAAATGGCCATAGTAATTGTTCAGATTCTCTCATGGACAGAGGATGAAGCGGCCTTGAATGTATTTTAGGGTTCCTTTGATCCTTAAATTTAggattttttgttttgcaggaCAGGGAAAAGCTTAGCGATGATGAAATGATTAAACTGCTGACAAATTACAGTGTCACGTAAGTTTGGAGCCGTTGTGACCAGAAATTAATGACAGAaacaataattatcaaaatgagAGTGGAAAGATTTGATTAAACTGGAATTAATTATtgctttctttattttcgttTGGGTGTTTCTCATTTTGTCTCTGCtcgtttcttttcattttgtcatgttTGTTTTGGAATTTTAAGAGCGTATTTACAGTGATGATGGGAAAGAATATCAgtgtaggctttttcagcaaagaaaacactgaaacacgatgtatggcatagaaatttCCTTACAAATATTTCCTTACCaaactcaatttctggttcttgaaaactccttgcatactcctggaattttatatacaaaatccagcacgaaccctgtCATTTGGGATCGAGTCTTTTGTGACCATTTTGAGCATGACtgaacaaacaaaccaacagGAGGCTCACAACAAATCCAAACAGAACAGAAAGTATGGAGCTGAAGAGGAATTTCTGTAGGGTTGGACGTCAAAAAGAATCTGTAATGGAAGGGTCACTATTCTAAGAAATTCTACGAATTCACTGATAAAATTAGAAAAAGATCTCACGAGCATCAATGATTGCTTAactttttttgtcaattttagGAGAGAGAAATTTAAACAACAACTGATACCCGGCACTTTAAAAATCTCTGTCAAGACCCACAGTGAAAGAATAACAAGTAAGGGGTCCATTGAGGAGTACAGTATGCTTGAATATATTTATGAAATTCCCTGGCCGGCGGGACCTGTATAAAGGAAACTCAGGAATTGTTACGCCAAGtgatgacttttttttttttgtaaagttgAATGAATTTTTAGTCTTTGGGGTGAAGTAGAACAAACTGTTCGTCCAATCATATGTCTATATTGGCATAAGATGTTACAGGGGGATGTTGAAGAACCCAAACCGTTTGCCCCTGGGGACTCATGTTATGATGcgttaatttaaaaacaaaagacgtTGACTGTGCCTCAAAAACCTTGTCCAATTGGTATGTACCTTAAATGTATATCACACGGCTATTTATTCGTAGTCGAAGCAGGGCTTCCATTGAAAAGGCGTGCACTGATTTGTACTAGAAGGGATCCTAGCTCAACTGTTTTAGCAGGGATGTGGTATTTTTATAGCTCAGtttgtagagcattgcactggcatcgcagaggtcatgggttgaaATCCCGAtgaagccacctgaaattttctGGTGTCTATAAATGGCAGTTGCTTATGTTGACAagataagtgcgaagatcacttcacTTTTTTTCGTAGtgataaacaaaccaaaaaatcCATCATTTAAAAGGGAAATAACACGAACAGCATTTTATTAATTAGATTAATTAAattgtttgttatttaatagttatagcagcagtttcactagcaacctttgtggcttccctaatggtgtttttattagaatccgccttacaagaaggggtttctctccactaccTAGAACATTCACTAGTCAGCAGGTATTTTGGGGGGAAttatgtgtgtgtggatggtgagttgaggaaaaatcatagacaaaagttagggttagtttgtaaaatgagggggagatgttcacaaagcaaactctcaaccccgcaataaggttaacaaaagaaataaactctgtgtgaaattaaaaactttaattgcagaaacagccagatagtacatgtacgaaaaATTAAATCATATAGGAGGgataaataaatatttgaccatgaaaatttttcgttcttaaaaatgggaataataaagatgaaaactCTTTAcactgaaatctttgctttgtgaacatctccccctcattttacgaactaaccctaacttttgtctatgatttttcctcaactcaccatccacacacacataaTTCCCCCCAAAATACCTGCTGACTAGTGATTGTtctagttagtggagagaaaccccttcttgtaaggcggattctaataaaaacaccattagggaagccacaaaggttgctagtgaaactgctgcTATAACTATTAAATAACAAACCCCAGTTTTCCTACCTCAGCAAAAACtagcatacagctgattccagctggctgtaagctgtgctccaaggtcatgCATGaaccgtatagcggctgccagagacGCCgtagtatgctttcggttcgaccttgtcgAGCTGCATCGTTGCTGTATTTTGCGACGACGACTATCGAGACATACTTATTTTTTGTTGACAGATTGTCTGACGTCATCACTGCTTCCCATAAAACCGTGGGATGAATCATGTGGAGTCATTCGGCCAACAGTTGAGGTGGAGGAATTCTGTCAATCATTTCCAGAGGCCGCTCATCCACACACTGCCTACGTTAATAACCTCTATGTTTATCCACTTTCACTCAACTACAGTAACCAAACGGTTTTCTCCAAGGTAAATTTGGAttctaaatgtaaatgtaaaatgtatGTTTTGTTAATAGTGGAAGTGCGCTTAGAAATCAAGCGAGTTCACAGGCGCCCCACTTTCAAAGTGGTAACAGTTTTGTTTGGAAAGGGCAAAGGGAgaaaattcagtcgcaaatgcgactatATTGGTCGCAATTACAAGCCCTGATTAACTACTCGCTAAAAAAACATTTAGAGGAATAAAAGGTTTATTATGCTTTCGAAGCCATTCATAAAAATCGAAAGATGATTTGACATTAGCATTTATGTTCTCAATGTTGCTCAAAAACTGcccaaaacaattaaaaaaaaaaccaactggAGTGTGAATAAACGAATACTTCCGACCGCGCAGAGTCTTATCATTTTTCTAAATTTCTGCCTCCCAATCATTATTATAACTAACATGGAGAATGAAAGATAAGTAGACTTTAATTTGTATAGTCACTTTTACTACTTgtgaattcaataaaaaattaaagcaacacGTCTAGTTTTTACTCGTGTAACTTACGCTTGTAAAGTCCAACTTGTAAATTAATAAATTCAATAGATTTTCTAAATTTACACGTGTAGCCCGGTTCACGATACAATTTTAATGTACAACTGTCGCTTTACGATTGTAACGTAACTTGAATACGCGTGGAGACTACATGTTTAAGTTCCAGTTGCACGAGGTTTATTTGTTCAAGCTGCTTGCCCAGTGCTGCAAGTAGATACTCGAATGCTTCGACAGAGAGGCGATATTTCTCCCCGGGGTGGGGGGgcctcccatatgaaacagacggggatgctcgtcgtctcgcttaggggtgtaaattttggattttggtatcgcttagggtgttcctggcaaagcgccaatattttaagccgtcAAGGTCTCGTTttgggttccgcgaagaaacacagaattacgcgaagagaaacagaagtcaaattttctttttaagttgtttttagggatcaaaatttCTTTAAGCCATGctcagattagtctcctttaggggtcacaaaaagcttgagccacgcccagatggtctcctttaggggttaaattcaaaatttccgacgagcatccccgtctgttccatatgggcgTCTCCACCCCGGGTATTTCTCCCGCAATTCACGTGGATTTTGAAGGTCAAACAAGCGTCTTTCCTCAAATATTCTAGGGTGCCAAATAGCTCGGTGACTCAATGGTTCATCAAGTTCTCCTTCGCTCGACGATGACTTACAAGTAACTTATGACTTGTAATTTGCACTTGtaataattaataacaattaactattattatttGGACGTTTGTAAAGACACAAGTCGGACTCCAGTAaaacttttattgaattttACTCGTACCAAGTTGTACAGGTGTAACGCTACACCTGTAATTACAAGTCGGATTCTTGTGGCAATAACTTGTAACGATGTTTGTCGAGCGCATTTTTGCGTGTACATGCATGTAAAAATACAAGTGCAACTTGAATTGACCTCGGGAAAACATATTTTGCATCTACTTTCAGCAcactaaattacatgtaaattagtGTGTTGAAAGTAGATTCGAAAGAGGTTTTCCAGATTTAGGCGAAGTTAAGTAATACTTCCTTGGTTTTGATAAGCGAAATTTCTCAGAAAATTTGTATGGTATATTTTTTTTCCCTCGGTAGGCCAGAAACATTTCCGTTAAGATTGAATTCAGGGATTCTGATGACGAACATTCGCGACCTCTGAAGGTAACTAAAATCTTTGACTATTTTCTGACCTAGCTCTGCATCGCAACTTCGtataaaatgaccaaatttaatgGTCTGTGGGAGAGTGCACGTGAACAGAGCACTTGACGAGGAGTTCTCAAACTTCTATAACTGTGTGCACTCAGTGAATTCAGACCATACTTTGGTGTATATTGTACAGCTGAACTTGCGGATCACCTTCTGTATGCTACATTGTCGTACCAGTTGTTGTCACCGTAAGCTTTCTATTGTATGAATGGATTTTTGCAACTGTTGAGTGAACCGTTGGTTTTGTAGTGTATTTACAAGAAGAAAGGAAGTCCTGGATTCACTACACACGCATACGCAGCTGTGGTCCATCACTGTACAAACCCCACATTTTATGAAGAGGTCAGTCAGTCTCTGTTTGTTAGGTTCAGATACACCTTCTCCACACGTCCTTTGTCCAGAAGGTTAGAGGAATGTTCTAGCCTTTTTTTATTATCTCTAACTTCCTCTTCAAGGGGTAttgttggcgcagtggtgagagtattTGCCACCTATCGTTGTGTGTTTAAGTTTCGATTGCCGGAACTGAATCGAATTTATTGGTGCCCTTCTCTGTTTCAAGCGGTTTCTCGTCTGGGTAGTCCGGTTACTCCTCACTTAAAGAAACTAACGTTTGAATTGGTTCCCCTCAAATTCTTgtgtttcactcacgtgatcaacagccatgtttttcaacgaaaacaaaagaagacgttagcataatgaTAGCTTTCAATTctcggaggattggatcgggacaccaacatggccgccatttcattgtttggggacaccaacatggcggccgtgacgtcatgtgaaatccaagaatagactagagcggttttcaattgagtgtggaaagtaattagtgaattgctttggtttttcattacctcactcagtgattggttcaaagttctcgcgccctTTTTTCGACCAATtggaagtgaaaccaaaaccaatcgt
Proteins encoded:
- the LOC137983540 gene encoding dedicator of cytokinesis protein 9-like, translated to MPFGWTARPLFNTEGEVDSSDISSIYKQDREKLSDDEMIKLLTNYSVTREKFKQQLIPGTLKISVKTHSERITNCLTSSLLPIKPWDESCGVIRPTVEVEEFCQSFPEAAHPHTAYVNNLYVYPLSLNYSNQTVFSKARNISVKIEFRDSDDEHSRPLKCIYKKKGSPGFTTHAYAAVVHHCTNPTFYEEVKIKLPTQLTEKHHVFFTFQHIACEQTKSSTGTGSYKGKPAPIETPVGYAWMPVLQGTLVKTEETNLLVGQTTLRGYLSAYYGGLKMTTGPELKWVDGEKPLFKVSTKLVSTVNTEFGTP